A section of the Rummeliibacillus pycnus genome encodes:
- a CDS encoding nucleotidyltransferase domain-containing protein: MSGINRLHAVEAAHLFIDKHFPHCQGASLAGSVVRGEATETSDLDLVIFDQSILASYRESYIAFDWAIEVFVHNLLSYKLYFESDVKRARPFLPKMVSEGIILKGKDVIEPIKKEAKELLDNGPEEWIEEMVKLKRYFITDALDDFVGCSDRAEELFIANTLAELVSEFVLRTNRKWVGNSKWIVRSLKNYNPEFTNAFVEAFDTYYKTRDKTNVIEVVEKVLKPFGGKLFEGFSLGKD; the protein is encoded by the coding sequence GTGAGTGGTATAAATCGGTTACATGCAGTAGAGGCAGCCCATCTTTTTATAGATAAGCATTTTCCACATTGCCAAGGTGCTAGTTTAGCTGGAAGTGTAGTCCGCGGTGAAGCAACGGAAACATCTGATCTTGATCTTGTTATTTTTGATCAAAGTATCCTTGCATCCTATAGGGAGTCTTACATTGCATTTGATTGGGCTATTGAAGTCTTTGTACATAATTTATTGTCGTATAAACTTTATTTTGAAAGTGATGTCAAAAGAGCAAGACCTTTTTTGCCTAAGATGGTTTCTGAAGGAATTATTCTAAAAGGCAAAGATGTTATCGAACCAATAAAAAAAGAAGCAAAAGAATTACTAGACAATGGCCCAGAAGAATGGATTGAAGAGATGGTAAAATTAAAGCGCTATTTTATCACTGATGCCCTCGACGATTTTGTAGGATGTTCCGATAGAGCAGAGGAATTGTTTATCGCAAATACACTAGCAGAATTAGTAAGCGAATTTGTTTTAAGAACAAATCGAAAATGGGTTGGTAATTCGAAATGGATAGTGCGTTCATTAAAGAATTATAATCCAGAGTTCACAAATGCTTTTGTAGAAGCTTTTGATACATATTATAAAACGAGAGACAAAACTAATGTGATTGAAGTGGTTGAAAAAGTTTTGAAACCTTTTGGCGGTAAACTATTTGAAGGTTTTTCTTTGGGGAAAGACTAA
- a CDS encoding GNAT family N-acetyltransferase, whose amino-acid sequence MIIQIKKMNESIAKEILHWHYDPPYDFYNNDCSDDNIKELMNENFKAIVDEYNNLVGFFCVGEAAKVPAGYKFGVYHAELIDMGLGMNPHLVGKGYGFEYCTFILDSIKKQFGNTPIRLTVATFNKRAIHLYEKLGFVYEDIFTSEFGEFMTMIKHQ is encoded by the coding sequence ATGATCATACAAATTAAAAAAATGAATGAATCAATTGCAAAAGAAATACTTCATTGGCACTACGATCCACCCTATGATTTCTACAATAATGACTGTTCAGATGATAATATTAAGGAATTGATGAACGAAAATTTTAAAGCAATCGTTGATGAATACAATAATTTAGTTGGATTTTTTTGCGTTGGGGAAGCAGCTAAGGTGCCTGCTGGCTATAAATTTGGTGTGTATCATGCAGAGTTGATCGACATGGGTCTAGGAATGAATCCCCATCTTGTTGGTAAAGGATATGGTTTTGAATATTGTACTTTTATTTTGGATTCTATTAAGAAGCAGTTTGGAAATACACCTATTCGACTAACAGTTGCTACCTTTAACAAACGAGCAATCCACTTATATGAAAAACTTGGGTTTGTCTATGAAGATATATTCACCTCTGAATTTGGAGAATTCATGACTATGATAAAACATCAATAA
- a CDS encoding VOC family protein, with the protein MLSKRCIHHICIQTNHYQESIEFYTNALGFTLVQETKDFHNRAYNSWLQLEDFYMELQTPKKDEELKPYNKHREGIVHFCLWVEDLEGEVKRLKELGVTFLQKDGEDIYFVENGSLCKLQAPERTIVELRDLKGV; encoded by the coding sequence ATGTTGTCAAAACGATGCATTCATCATATTTGTATTCAAACCAATCATTACCAGGAGTCAATAGAATTTTATACGAATGCTTTAGGGTTCACATTAGTACAAGAAACGAAGGATTTTCATAATCGGGCTTATAATTCGTGGTTACAATTAGAAGATTTTTATATGGAGCTACAAACTCCCAAAAAAGATGAAGAGCTAAAACCTTATAATAAGCATAGAGAGGGCATTGTTCACTTTTGTTTATGGGTAGAAGATTTAGAGGGAGAAGTCAAACGATTAAAAGAATTAGGCGTAACTTTCCTACAAAAAGATGGTGAAGACATTTATTTTGTTGAAAATGGTAGTTTGTGCAAATTGCAAGCACCAGAAAGAACAATTGTTGAATTACGTGATCTGAAGGGAGTATAA
- a CDS encoding DNA-deoxyinosine glycosylase, with product MQNILPPIIDESTQVLILGSMPSQLSLEKQQYYGNPRNHFWSIIGTILQVEVPEDYSKRVELLKVHHIGLWDTIQSCERQGSLDANIRNIVPNDFRQLFIKYPTIRLLLFNGGKAYSVFKKYMGLQLLQKIEYAKMPSSSPIPGKNIKSFEEKVEEWRIMEKYL from the coding sequence ATGCAAAATATTCTGCCCCCAATTATCGACGAATCAACACAAGTATTAATACTTGGATCAATGCCAAGTCAACTTTCACTTGAAAAACAGCAGTATTACGGCAATCCACGGAATCACTTCTGGTCTATTATAGGAACAATCTTACAGGTTGAAGTGCCTGAAGATTATTCAAAAAGGGTAGAGTTACTAAAAGTGCATCATATTGGCCTATGGGACACGATTCAATCATGTGAAAGGCAAGGAAGTTTAGATGCAAACATTCGTAACATTGTACCAAATGATTTTCGTCAACTCTTTATAAAGTATCCAACTATTCGATTGCTTTTATTTAATGGTGGTAAAGCTTATTCTGTTTTCAAAAAATATATGGGACTTCAACTTTTACAAAAAATAGAGTACGCCAAAATGCCTTCATCCAGTCCAATCCCAGGTAAAAACATCAAATCCTTTGAAGAAAAAGTAGAGGAGTGGCGGATCATGGAGAAATATTTATAA
- a CDS encoding DUF975 family protein, with translation MKIQISDIKRQSLQSLKGEWGLVVLLSFIMFIMYYIFPTIIEIIVSGGFTEWFNQEDTPIGAAIVNLIIIILQIPFSIGVYWFYLSLVRENNPNIANVFSIYSNGKTSMKLIGASILQGIFVFLWSLLLFIPGIIKSISYSQTFYILRDHPEYSILEAISESRRKMVGFKWKYFLLGLSFIGWGILCLFTLGIGFLWLIPYFSTAMATFYEQVIYSQEDDSNDQAIRIE, from the coding sequence GTGAAAATTCAGATTTCTGACATCAAGAGGCAATCTTTACAATCTTTAAAGGGAGAATGGGGATTAGTTGTTTTACTTTCTTTTATTATGTTTATTATGTATTATATTTTCCCGACTATTATTGAAATTATAGTAAGCGGTGGGTTTACTGAATGGTTTAACCAAGAAGATACACCAATAGGAGCCGCTATTGTGAATTTAATCATTATCATTTTACAAATTCCTTTTTCTATTGGAGTATATTGGTTCTATTTATCTTTAGTAAGAGAAAACAATCCTAACATTGCTAATGTATTTTCAATCTATTCTAATGGTAAAACTTCCATGAAACTAATTGGAGCAAGTATATTACAAGGTATTTTCGTATTTTTATGGTCTTTGTTATTATTTATTCCTGGAATCATAAAAAGTATATCGTACTCACAAACATTTTATATATTACGAGATCATCCTGAATATTCAATTCTTGAAGCAATATCAGAGAGTAGAAGGAAAATGGTCGGGTTTAAATGGAAATATTTTTTACTAGGACTTAGCTTCATTGGTTGGGGTATTCTATGTCTGTTTACTTTAGGAATAGGCTTTTTGTGGCTAATTCCTTATTTTTCAACAGCAATGGCTACGTTTTATGAACAAGTCATTTATAGCCAAGAAGATGATTCAAATGATCAAGCAATTCGTATTGAATAG
- a CDS encoding MurR/RpiR family transcriptional regulator — protein sequence MYQKIIQECYQELSKGQKKVANYILEFPHDVALKSAQEIGKLAGVSETTVIRFCYAIELSGYSELQLIIRSSLMCKKSSLGNYLASKADIEPDVFFHEKVMKNDAKKIQTVSERLDPNDFQQSCQCLHKAEKVYVLGLRSSFAAAQWLGFTLNVLRSDIHMIQPQSQDIIQLMGHMKEGEVLVVLSFHRYYKETIDMARMIKKKGVTVIGISDGQIAPLSRYSDFYFPLATSETSTIDIMPTVISFLNTLVSGMTVQAPEQYEEYKAQYDRVNSGFLFLDGDEFE from the coding sequence TTGTATCAAAAAATAATACAGGAGTGTTATCAAGAGCTATCAAAAGGTCAGAAAAAGGTAGCTAATTACATTTTAGAATTTCCACATGATGTAGCATTGAAATCTGCCCAAGAAATAGGCAAATTAGCTGGGGTTAGTGAAACAACAGTTATTCGTTTCTGCTATGCAATCGAACTGTCGGGATATAGTGAACTACAGTTAATTATTCGTAGTTCGTTAATGTGTAAGAAAAGTTCGCTTGGAAATTATTTGGCTTCAAAAGCTGATATTGAACCAGATGTCTTTTTTCATGAAAAAGTAATGAAAAACGATGCAAAAAAAATTCAAACTGTTTCAGAAAGATTAGACCCGAACGATTTTCAACAGAGCTGTCAATGTTTACATAAAGCAGAGAAAGTATATGTCCTTGGTTTACGATCCTCTTTTGCAGCTGCACAATGGCTTGGCTTTACTTTGAATGTACTACGTTCCGATATTCATATGATTCAACCACAATCTCAGGACATTATTCAACTGATGGGTCATATGAAAGAAGGGGAAGTGTTAGTTGTATTATCGTTTCATCGTTATTATAAAGAAACGATTGATATGGCACGTATGATCAAGAAAAAGGGTGTAACGGTTATAGGCATATCAGATGGACAGATTGCTCCGCTAAGTCGATATTCAGATTTTTATTTTCCACTTGCAACCTCTGAAACTTCAACAATTGATATTATGCCGACGGTTATTTCCTTTTTAAATACACTTGTTTCTGGAATGACTGTACAAGCCCCAGAACAATACGAAGAGTACAAAGCACAGTATGACCGAGTAAACAGTGGATTCTTATTTTTAGATGGAGATGAATTTGAATGA
- a CDS encoding M20 peptidase aminoacylase family protein: MNQLLEEITPKLKEVFTHLHQHPEISWHEYNTTIYLQQLLQSFGFTPHLIEGSTGLYVEIGAGKPIIGLRTDIDALWQEVDGQFQANHSCGHDGHMTMAIGTLLLLQKLHTPENGTIRVLFQPAEEKGQGALYLIEQGLIDDLDYLYGVHVRPIQELQDGTCSPAIYHGAARLITGTIHGKEAHGARPHLGKNAIEIGAALVNALQAIHIDPMIPSSIKMTKFQSGSAANIIPGNAEFCIDMRSQKNEGIHALMTELENAIHGIEKQFTIQIEYQIDANIAAAEVNDEAMQLMRQAIVETIGEENMKPPIVTPGGEDFHFYTLKCPNIKATMLGLGCGLQPGLHHPKMTFNSAALLTGIEILTRTVLNTVSHEKKEVTCNDYV, encoded by the coding sequence ATGAATCAGCTACTAGAAGAAATTACACCTAAGTTGAAGGAGGTATTTACCCATTTACATCAACATCCTGAAATAAGTTGGCATGAATACAACACGACTATCTATTTACAACAACTGTTGCAATCATTTGGATTTACGCCACATTTAATAGAAGGATCTACAGGATTATACGTAGAAATTGGTGCCGGCAAACCAATCATCGGCCTTCGAACAGATATTGATGCATTATGGCAGGAAGTTGATGGTCAGTTTCAAGCAAATCATTCTTGTGGACATGATGGTCATATGACAATGGCAATTGGTACATTATTATTACTCCAAAAATTGCATACCCCAGAAAATGGGACCATTCGTGTTTTATTTCAGCCAGCAGAAGAAAAGGGACAGGGAGCTTTATATTTAATCGAACAAGGTTTAATCGATGATCTTGATTATTTATATGGTGTACATGTTAGACCTATTCAAGAATTACAAGATGGAACATGTAGCCCAGCAATCTACCATGGTGCAGCGAGATTAATAACAGGAACCATTCATGGCAAGGAAGCCCATGGTGCACGACCACATTTAGGGAAGAATGCTATTGAAATTGGAGCGGCATTAGTGAATGCATTGCAAGCTATTCATATTGATCCAATGATTCCATCATCTATTAAAATGACGAAGTTTCAATCAGGTAGTGCTGCCAATATCATTCCAGGTAACGCTGAATTCTGCATCGATATGCGTTCTCAAAAGAATGAGGGAATACATGCATTGATGACAGAGCTTGAAAATGCGATTCACGGGATTGAAAAGCAATTTACGATTCAAATAGAGTATCAAATTGATGCCAATATTGCAGCGGCAGAAGTGAATGATGAAGCAATGCAACTGATGCGACAAGCAATCGTCGAAACAATTGGTGAAGAAAATATGAAACCACCTATCGTAACACCGGGTGGAGAAGATTTCCATTTTTACACCTTGAAATGTCCGAATATTAAGGCAACAATGTTAGGACTAGGATGTGGACTTCAACCTGGTTTACATCATCCTAAGATGACATTTAATAGCGCTGCATTGCTAACTGGAATTGAAATTCTAACTCGAACTGTTTTAAATACAGTGTCCCATGAAAAGAAAGAAGTGACATGTAATGATTACGTATAA